A genomic stretch from Thermodesulfatator atlanticus DSM 21156 includes:
- a CDS encoding universal stress protein codes for MADIKTILFPTDFTEASLKVLPYARYLTEKLDAKLIVLFVVEELSKYANFYVPHSALDNLEKELMESAEKKMQSFIEDHFEDFPVESLIRRGDIPEEIVKVAEEKEADLIVMATHGRKGLEKILLGSVTERVIKTAPCPVMTINPFRVKK; via the coding sequence ATGGCTGACATCAAAACAATTTTGTTCCCAACTGATTTTACCGAAGCTTCTTTAAAAGTTTTACCTTACGCCCGTTATCTGACAGAAAAGTTAGATGCCAAGCTTATTGTTCTTTTTGTGGTGGAAGAGCTTTCCAAATACGCTAATTTCTACGTTCCCCACAGTGCCCTGGATAACCTCGAAAAAGAATTGATGGAATCTGCCGAGAAAAAAATGCAATCTTTTATTGAGGATCATTTCGAAGACTTCCCGGTAGAATCTTTGATCCGCAGGGGTGATATCCCGGAAGAAATTGTAAAAGTAGCCGAAGAAAAAGAAGCCGATCTCATTGTGATGGCTACCCACGGGCGCAAGGGCCTTGAAAAAATTCTCCTTGGCAGTGTCACCGAACGTGTTATTAAAACGGCACCCTGTCCGGTGATGACAATTAATCCTTTTCGGGTTAAAAAGTAG
- a CDS encoding PHP domain-containing protein, whose translation MAEMIDLHTHSTASDGTLSPEKLVAEAKKAGLFALALTDHDTIAGIKEARKAAEALGLEFVSGVEISVKFEGPGHCHLLGYFVNEDNEKLVKTLKSLHEARSQRNILMVEKLKALGIDITLEELEAISGGGEIGRPHMAKILVKKGVVKNFDEAFDRYLAKGRPAYVPKARLSPEEAITIIQEAGGLVSLAHPLYLGYPQEKIRAYVSSLKDLGLDAIEAYYTDHDEAFTNFCLDLAKEFALLVTGGSDFHGDNKPEIKLGVGKGGLKVPKEVYFELKKAWESR comes from the coding sequence ATGGCAGAAATGATAGACTTACACACCCATTCCACTGCTTCTGATGGCACCCTGTCTCCAGAAAAATTAGTAGCTGAAGCTAAAAAAGCAGGGCTTTTTGCCCTTGCCCTTACCGACCACGACACTATCGCAGGGATAAAAGAGGCCCGCAAGGCTGCCGAAGCCCTGGGCCTTGAATTTGTCTCTGGCGTAGAAATTAGCGTGAAATTCGAAGGCCCCGGGCATTGTCATCTCCTGGGCTATTTTGTCAACGAAGATAACGAAAAACTCGTCAAAACCCTTAAGTCTCTTCACGAGGCCCGCTCCCAAAGAAACATTTTAATGGTTGAAAAATTAAAAGCCCTAGGCATTGACATTACTCTTGAAGAACTTGAGGCCATTTCAGGCGGTGGCGAGATAGGGCGGCCTCACATGGCCAAAATCCTCGTGAAAAAAGGCGTTGTCAAGAATTTTGACGAAGCCTTTGATAGGTATCTTGCCAAGGGAAGGCCTGCTTACGTGCCTAAAGCCAGGCTTTCACCAGAAGAAGCCATAACGATTATCCAGGAAGCAGGTGGCCTGGTTTCTTTGGCCCATCCCCTTTATCTTGGTTATCCTCAGGAAAAAATCCGTGCTTATGTTTCCTCGCTTAAAGACTTGGGGCTTGATGCTATTGAGGCCTACTATACCGACCACGACGAGGCTTTTACCAATTTTTGTCTTGATTTGGCCAAAGAGTTTGCGCTTTTAGTCACCGGGGGAAGCGATTTTCACGGAGACAATAAGCCTGAGATCAAGCTTGGTGTGGGAAAGGGCGGCCTAAAGGTCCCTAAGGAAGTCTATTTTGAGCTTAAGAAGGCCTGGGAGTCTCGGTAA
- a CDS encoding pseudouridine synthase: MKKLVIFRAMTEIRLNKFLAQAGFASRRKADELISQGRVKINGKVVSEPGVKIDPETQRIEVDGKEIKAEEPVYYLFYKPAGYLTSLSDPHGRKTIASFLQKIPYRVFPVGRLDAATEGLILLTNDGELANRLLHPRYQIKRVYHATVKGHPRKEAIDKLLKKGVEVEGKRVFPKGIKLLRQGPRSTTYEVVLGEGRKREVRKIFASIGHPVIKLLRVAFGPLTLKGLRPGEIRPLSGKELRALKRAAKITETPRPS, from the coding sequence TTGAAAAAATTGGTTATTTTTAGGGCTATGACAGAAATCAGGCTTAACAAGTTTCTGGCGCAGGCTGGCTTTGCTTCACGCCGCAAGGCAGACGAGCTCATCAGCCAGGGCCGCGTAAAAATCAACGGAAAAGTTGTCTCAGAGCCAGGCGTAAAAATAGACCCAGAAACACAGAGAATCGAAGTTGACGGAAAGGAAATAAAAGCCGAAGAACCTGTTTATTATCTTTTTTATAAGCCCGCAGGGTATTTGACCAGCCTCTCTGACCCACACGGTCGCAAAACCATCGCCTCTTTCTTGCAAAAAATTCCTTACCGTGTTTTCCCCGTGGGAAGGCTTGATGCTGCCACAGAGGGACTAATTCTTCTCACCAATGACGGCGAGCTTGCCAACAGGCTGCTTCATCCCCGTTATCAGATAAAACGCGTCTATCACGCTACGGTAAAGGGGCATCCAAGGAAAGAGGCCATTGACAAGCTCCTTAAAAAAGGAGTTGAGGTTGAAGGAAAGCGCGTTTTTCCAAAAGGCATAAAACTTTTACGCCAAGGGCCCCGAAGCACCACCTACGAAGTGGTGTTAGGAGAAGGCCGCAAAAGGGAAGTGAGAAAAATCTTTGCTTCTATCGGGCATCCCGTCATAAAATTGCTACGGGTGGCTTTTGGGCCTTTAACCCTTAAAGGCCTTCGCCCTGGCGAAATTAGGCCTTTAAGCGGCAAAGAGCTAAGGGCACTTAAGCGCGCCGCGAAAATTACCGAGACTCCCAGGCCTTCTTAA
- a CDS encoding kinetochore Spc7 family protein, with protein sequence MAWIYGPVNSVEDIRRINCLIRDEMLAVETPEQLTDLKKRSDYLCTLTYSPFWQKKFGPRVEKLREVAREENVATVRLANYIARYKGWDKHYNPWRADTAKEIEQKLDEIDDALIKEIEEAKPLELIEAIQKELDVLRREFCRLRKAMLFVDEPEELTELKKYADFLVTLTYSRELERRLGEHTAKLREIAHKENERSVELANIIATVNNWDIVYETWSEDELVQEETIEEYLQRLFEEEQKAETYVPTEARYRAGKVMWLVYESPHEYKGGRVYPRLRVKRVYFPGDAFDIKMEGPGEFTTRFGRKVFGVKITYKTRIAPTVIRRKGRVIELPERIVTRTKIIQLDEGAINVRLVEERPENAYPVA encoded by the coding sequence ATGGCATGGATTTATGGTCCGGTCAACAGCGTTGAGGACATAAGGCGCATCAATTGTCTCATCAGGGACGAAATGCTCGCCGTGGAAACTCCCGAGCAACTTACAGACCTTAAGAAACGCTCTGATTACCTTTGCACTTTGACTTATAGCCCTTTTTGGCAGAAAAAATTCGGGCCGCGGGTGGAGAAGCTCCGCGAAGTAGCCCGTGAAGAAAACGTCGCCACGGTAAGGCTTGCCAATTACATTGCCCGCTACAAGGGCTGGGACAAGCATTATAATCCCTGGCGGGCTGACACAGCCAAAGAGATCGAACAAAAACTAGACGAAATAGACGACGCCCTTATCAAAGAAATCGAAGAAGCCAAACCCCTTGAGCTCATCGAGGCCATTCAAAAAGAGCTTGATGTTTTGCGACGGGAGTTTTGTCGTTTGCGTAAAGCTATGCTCTTTGTGGATGAGCCTGAAGAATTAACCGAACTCAAAAAGTATGCAGACTTTTTGGTAACCCTTACATATTCACGCGAACTGGAACGCCGTCTTGGCGAACACACGGCCAAGCTTCGCGAAATAGCTCATAAGGAAAACGAAAGAAGCGTTGAGCTGGCAAATATCATTGCCACGGTAAACAACTGGGACATTGTTTACGAGACCTGGAGTGAAGACGAACTTGTCCAGGAAGAAACGATAGAAGAATACCTCCAGCGTCTTTTTGAAGAAGAACAAAAGGCCGAAACTTATGTTCCCACAGAGGCGCGTTATCGGGCGGGCAAGGTTATGTGGTTGGTCTATGAAAGCCCGCACGAATACAAGGGCGGAAGAGTATATCCCAGGCTCAGGGTGAAAAGGGTTTATTTCCCAGGAGATGCCTTTGACATCAAAATGGAAGGCCCAGGAGAGTTCACCACCCGTTTTGGCCGCAAGGTGTTTGGCGTAAAGATTACCTATAAAACAAGGATCGCCCCCACGGTTATTCGCCGCAAAGGCCGGGTTATTGAGCTTCCCGAAAGGATTGTCACGCGGACCAAGATTATCCAATTAGACGAAGGGGCTATTAACGTAAGGTTGGTAGAAGAACGGCCTGAAAACGCTTATCCTGTAGCTTAA
- a CDS encoding radical SAM protein, translating into MWRQASLFEKAPAIKIAPELKERLNLLAQESRFDLAGSCAKDPFGRGRRRGPLGRWLYPVVLPNGRRMTLFRTLLSNKCFSDCAYCPLRADNDPLRLSLSPEEIAKAFMALWQKRIVHGLFLSSGVFAAPDTVMEHLIQVARILREKEGFQGYIHLKVIPGASEAAIAEAAKFANALSVNLEAPSARYLSSLSRRKDFAKVFENLKKISLIRERRGFSFSQTTQFVVGAAGEKDADIIFQTAFLYERLKLNRVYFSAYQPGLGRKDVPGEALAYKSNFLLREHRLYQVDFMLRKYGFKAEEIPLKNGFLSLEKDPKEAWAAENQAFFPVNVNRASYWKLLRVPGIGPTIAKRIVAARKHARLRDIEPFFPNKKLFAKAKRYVCY; encoded by the coding sequence ATGTGGCGGCAGGCCTCTTTGTTTGAAAAAGCCCCTGCAATAAAAATAGCCCCTGAGCTTAAAGAGCGCTTAAATCTTCTGGCGCAGGAATCACGCTTTGACCTTGCGGGCTCATGTGCCAAAGATCCTTTCGGCCGTGGGCGCAGGCGAGGGCCTCTTGGGCGCTGGCTTTACCCGGTGGTGCTACCCAATGGTCGGCGCATGACCCTTTTTCGCACGCTGCTTTCGAATAAATGCTTTAGTGATTGTGCCTATTGTCCCCTGCGGGCTGATAACGACCCCTTGCGCTTGAGCCTAAGCCCAGAAGAAATTGCCAAGGCTTTTATGGCTCTCTGGCAAAAACGAATAGTCCACGGGCTCTTTCTGAGTTCAGGTGTCTTTGCTGCCCCTGATACCGTGATGGAACATCTCATTCAGGTGGCCCGCATTCTGCGGGAAAAAGAAGGGTTTCAGGGCTACATTCACTTAAAAGTCATTCCCGGGGCAAGTGAGGCTGCCATAGCAGAAGCCGCCAAATTTGCCAATGCCCTTTCGGTAAACCTTGAGGCCCCCAGCGCCAGATATCTGTCTTCTCTTAGCAGGCGCAAGGATTTTGCCAAGGTGTTTGAAAATCTCAAAAAAATTTCTCTTATCAGGGAAAGAAGGGGATTTTCTTTTTCTCAGACAACGCAGTTTGTGGTAGGGGCCGCTGGCGAAAAAGACGCAGACATAATCTTTCAAACGGCCTTTCTTTATGAAAGGCTTAAGCTTAACCGGGTTTACTTTTCAGCCTATCAACCAGGCCTTGGGCGAAAGGATGTGCCTGGCGAAGCCCTGGCTTACAAGAGCAATTTTTTGCTGCGTGAGCACAGGCTTTATCAGGTGGATTTTATGCTTCGCAAATACGGCTTCAAAGCCGAAGAAATCCCTTTAAAAAATGGTTTCTTGTCACTTGAAAAAGACCCCAAAGAGGCCTGGGCAGCGGAGAATCAAGCCTTCTTTCCGGTAAATGTAAACCGCGCTTCTTACTGGAAACTTTTGCGTGTGCCAGGCATTGGCCCTACCATTGCCAAAAGAATAGTGGCCGCAAGAAAGCATGCCAGGCTAAGAGATATCGAGCCCTTTTTTCCCAATAAAAAACTCTTTGCCAAGGCTAAGCGCTATGTTTGCTACTAA
- a CDS encoding HlyD family secretion protein — protein sequence MRWRTFFFLAVLALVIVGAIYFYLFEKRREALPQGFVFANGRLESDTITVSTKVSGKLEKIYFREGDTVQAGTLLARLSARELSARSDAAMAAIKEAQARYQEALMLFENAGAVLAKREKDLARFKRLYQKQLIAKNRLEEAELLFEQAKNQKEALRARLKAIKQEIARLKAQRQEIEATLQDTLIKAHASGTIVRKVANLGEVLSPGSVIALMVDLDKLYLKAYIPEDKIGLVALGQEARIYVDSFPKRFFTGKVGYIAKQAEFTPKEVQTREARVTQVYAVKIFLEENPGHVLTPGLPADALIKVDAHAPWAEHF from the coding sequence ATGCGTTGGCGAACTTTTTTCTTTTTGGCAGTGCTGGCCCTGGTAATAGTTGGAGCCATTTACTTTTACCTGTTTGAGAAACGCCGCGAGGCCCTTCCTCAGGGATTTGTCTTTGCTAACGGAAGGCTTGAGTCAGACACCATAACAGTTTCCACCAAAGTTTCTGGCAAACTAGAAAAAATATATTTTCGCGAGGGTGATACCGTTCAGGCCGGCACTCTCCTGGCAAGGCTTTCTGCCCGGGAACTTTCGGCGCGAAGTGATGCCGCCATGGCTGCCATAAAAGAAGCACAAGCGCGCTATCAGGAAGCCTTAATGCTTTTTGAAAACGCCGGTGCTGTTCTTGCCAAGCGCGAAAAAGATTTAGCACGTTTTAAGCGTCTTTATCAAAAGCAACTTATTGCCAAAAATCGCCTGGAAGAAGCCGAGCTTTTGTTTGAGCAGGCCAAAAATCAAAAAGAGGCACTTCGCGCCCGCCTTAAGGCTATTAAGCAGGAAATTGCCCGCCTTAAAGCCCAAAGGCAGGAGATCGAAGCAACTTTGCAAGATACCCTTATTAAAGCCCATGCCAGCGGCACCATTGTCCGCAAAGTGGCTAATCTTGGTGAGGTATTATCCCCTGGCAGCGTTATCGCCCTGATGGTTGATTTGGACAAACTTTATCTTAAGGCCTATATCCCGGAAGACAAAATAGGCCTGGTGGCCCTTGGCCAGGAAGCACGTATTTATGTTGATTCTTTTCCAAAGCGTTTTTTTACAGGAAAGGTGGGCTACATTGCTAAACAGGCAGAGTTTACTCCCAAAGAAGTCCAGACACGAGAGGCTAGAGTAACCCAGGTTTATGCGGTAAAGATTTTTCTCGAAGAAAATCCAGGCCATGTGCTTACTCCCGGGCTTCCTGCCGACGCCCTTATAAAGGTTGATGCTCATGCCCCCTGGGCTGAACACTTCTAG
- a CDS encoding ATP-binding cassette domain-containing protein, translating to MPLAFEVKGLKKRYKTKEALKGVSLSVPQGSLFGIIGPDGAGKSTLLKIIAGILTYDAGEVIVLSKRIVNEKTAEAIKSSISFMPQGLGTSLYKELSVEENLDFFAKLRLIPPSVLKERKDELLEITGLKPFVKRKAGQLSGGMKQKLALICSLLHEPRLLILDEPTTGVDPISREELWSLLASLVAEKGITVVVSTAYLEEAERFEKVALLHQGELMAQGGPEELKKKITGSCFLIQAENTIEILKFLAKEGLRPFPYVGGLRVFVPGERLTWFLDSMKALKASVENISCELEDLVFSLSSTDTGLTFDMTLSSSKGLLKTQEVAILARDLCKEFDGFLAVNQVNLEVRRGEIFGLLGPNGAGKTTLIRMLCGLLPPSRGEGYVAGYDMARAPYEIKEHIGYVSQAFSLYLDLKVEENLSLMAGIYGVMGKRKSRRINELLALTGLSPYKRERATALPLGLRQRLALACALVHEPEIVFLDEPTSGMDVAGRQVFWALLLRLSRETGLTCLVTTHYLAEAEYCDRLALMHQGKIIAQGPPKKLKDHVAKILGRPYILTTRDTLQAKRALAREMPVVMLGKRLKIFYPSGREDLGAFLKRQGILVDDISPGQVTMDDVFFYYVLNHARYASSKR from the coding sequence GTGCCTTTGGCCTTTGAGGTTAAAGGGCTAAAAAAGCGCTACAAAACAAAAGAAGCCTTAAAAGGCGTAAGTCTTAGTGTGCCCCAAGGGAGCCTTTTTGGCATCATCGGGCCTGATGGGGCAGGAAAAAGCACTCTTCTTAAAATAATCGCAGGCATTCTTACCTATGATGCTGGGGAAGTAATTGTCCTTTCAAAGCGCATTGTTAATGAAAAAACAGCAGAAGCCATTAAAAGTTCCATTTCTTTTATGCCCCAAGGGCTTGGCACCAGTCTTTATAAAGAACTTTCAGTGGAAGAAAACCTTGATTTCTTCGCGAAATTGCGCCTGATTCCGCCGAGCGTGCTCAAAGAACGCAAAGATGAACTCCTTGAGATAACCGGGCTTAAGCCTTTCGTGAAAAGAAAGGCTGGCCAGCTTTCAGGAGGAATGAAACAAAAGCTTGCGCTGATATGTTCTTTGCTCCATGAGCCACGTTTGCTCATCCTTGACGAACCCACCACCGGAGTTGATCCTATCTCGCGCGAAGAACTCTGGTCGTTACTTGCTTCACTGGTGGCTGAAAAGGGAATAACCGTGGTGGTTTCTACGGCCTATCTTGAGGAGGCAGAACGTTTCGAAAAAGTGGCCCTTTTGCACCAGGGTGAATTGATGGCCCAGGGGGGCCCTGAAGAGCTGAAGAAAAAAATTACGGGGTCGTGTTTTTTGATTCAGGCCGAAAACACTATCGAAATACTTAAATTTTTGGCCAAAGAGGGGCTAAGGCCTTTCCCGTACGTAGGGGGGCTTCGCGTTTTCGTGCCAGGCGAAAGATTAACCTGGTTTCTGGACAGCATGAAAGCCTTAAAGGCCTCGGTTGAAAATATTTCCTGCGAGCTTGAAGACCTTGTGTTTTCTCTTTCCTCAACCGATACCGGCCTAACCTTTGACATGACTCTTTCTTCTTCAAAAGGCCTTCTTAAAACGCAGGAGGTAGCCATTTTAGCCAGGGATCTTTGCAAAGAATTTGATGGTTTCTTGGCGGTGAATCAGGTAAACCTTGAAGTGCGACGTGGCGAGATTTTTGGTCTCCTGGGGCCAAACGGTGCGGGAAAGACCACCCTTATACGCATGTTGTGTGGGCTTCTTCCGCCTTCCAGAGGAGAAGGTTACGTAGCGGGCTACGATATGGCAAGGGCCCCTTACGAGATAAAAGAACACATCGGCTACGTTTCCCAGGCGTTTTCCCTTTATCTTGATCTTAAGGTTGAGGAAAACTTAAGCCTTATGGCTGGTATTTACGGGGTCATGGGTAAGAGGAAATCCCGTCGCATAAACGAGTTGCTTGCTCTTACCGGGCTTTCGCCTTACAAAAGAGAGCGTGCTACTGCGCTACCTCTAGGGCTTAGGCAAAGGCTTGCCCTCGCCTGTGCCCTGGTGCACGAACCTGAGATAGTCTTCTTGGATGAGCCTACTTCTGGCATGGATGTGGCAGGACGCCAGGTATTCTGGGCCCTTCTCTTACGTCTTTCCCGTGAAACAGGGCTTACTTGTCTGGTGACCACCCATTATCTCGCTGAAGCAGAATACTGCGATAGGCTTGCTCTTATGCACCAGGGTAAAATCATCGCCCAAGGTCCGCCCAAAAAACTTAAAGACCACGTGGCCAAAATTTTAGGAAGGCCATACATCTTGACTACGCGGGACACCCTTCAGGCTAAGAGGGCCTTGGCACGCGAAATGCCTGTTGTCATGCTAGGGAAAAGGCTCAAGATTTTTTATCCTAGCGGCCGGGAGGATCTTGGGGCATTTTTAAAAAGACAAGGTATTTTGGTTGATGATATTTCCCCGGGGCAAGTAACCATGGATGATGTATTTTTTTATTATGTTCTCAATCACGCGCGTTATGCGTCATCAAAAAGATGA
- a CDS encoding HepT-like ribonuclease domain-containing protein: MSSKRNLEVILADILEEIARIKKFTGNIKSVDEFVENEMAFYATLKCLENIGEAVKHIPLEQKEIYPIQWKKIAGLRDILVHEYFGIDEEIIWDVIQNKLSELENAVIFLMTHNARD, translated from the coding sequence ATGTCTTCTAAGAGAAACCTGGAGGTAATATTAGCTGATATCCTTGAAGAAATAGCTCGCATAAAAAAATTCACTGGTAACATTAAATCTGTTGATGAATTTGTAGAAAACGAAATGGCATTTTATGCTACTTTAAAATGCTTAGAAAATATTGGCGAAGCAGTAAAACATATCCCGTTAGAACAGAAAGAAATTTATCCTATCCAGTGGAAGAAAATTGCTGGTCTGAGAGACATTTTGGTTCATGAGTATTTTGGAATTGATGAAGAAATTATTTGGGACGTAATTCAAAATAAACTGTCAGAATTAGAAAATGCTGTCATCTTTTTGATGACGCATAACGCGCGTGATTGA
- a CDS encoding nucleotidyltransferase family protein — translation MKVTTLKEAQQLLKTHQKFLKKKFGIKEIGIFGSFARQEQTPVSDIDILVEFEPSYKTFDNYMDLKFYLEEILGLKVDLVTKKALKKRIQPYIEADLIHVF, via the coding sequence ATGAAAGTTACAACCTTAAAAGAAGCCCAACAGCTTTTAAAAACGCACCAAAAATTTCTTAAAAAAAAGTTTGGGATAAAGGAAATAGGAATTTTTGGTTCCTTTGCCAGACAAGAACAGACCCCTGTTAGCGACATAGACATTCTCGTAGAATTTGAACCTAGCTATAAAACCTTTGACAACTACATGGATCTAAAATTTTACCTGGAAGAAATCCTAGGATTAAAAGTAGATCTCGTCACCAAAAAAGCCCTTAAAAAAAGAATTCAACCATATATAGAGGCAGATCTAATTCATGTCTTCTAA
- a CDS encoding ABC transporter permease produces the protein MNFTRIRAIVEKEARQLIRDPLFLTMAFFVPSFFMLLFGYGLSLDVENLPFAMVDHDMSAESRKLVYHFVSSRYFSLKASNFSEKEALKALMEGKIRLVIIVPPDYEKTLAKGRAAKVQFLIDGTFPYRAQVVKNYVEAILGRLNTERLKDYLRAQGFSEAKIDAFSEPVKLEVRYLYNEEAKSVWSIAAALIGMILLMVPPMLTSVSICREKETGSIYNIYVSPVSRGEFLIGKIIPYFFISAINIFVLFLWATALFGAPFRGSFLLYVVSAAIYVLCSLSIGLWVSSFARTQIAALMISVVIAMIPSFLYSGMLVPISCLDETGKVTAHLFPAMYFVNILFGLFLKGSGFAAIKTNLLALCVYTCIIFSLAYRSFHKRVKG, from the coding sequence ATGAATTTCACACGCATAAGGGCAATAGTTGAAAAAGAGGCCCGTCAACTTATAAGAGATCCCTTATTCCTTACCATGGCCTTTTTTGTGCCGAGTTTTTTCATGTTGCTTTTTGGTTACGGGCTTTCTCTTGATGTAGAAAATCTTCCCTTTGCCATGGTTGATCACGACATGAGTGCGGAAAGCCGCAAGCTGGTCTATCATTTTGTCTCGTCCCGTTATTTTTCCCTTAAAGCGAGCAATTTTTCTGAAAAAGAGGCCTTAAAAGCCCTGATGGAGGGAAAAATTCGCCTGGTTATCATTGTGCCCCCTGATTACGAAAAGACCCTTGCCAAAGGTCGTGCTGCCAAGGTTCAGTTTCTTATTGACGGAACTTTTCCTTATCGGGCCCAGGTGGTGAAAAATTACGTAGAAGCCATTTTAGGGCGCCTTAATACCGAGCGTTTGAAAGACTATCTAAGGGCTCAAGGCTTTAGTGAGGCCAAGATCGACGCTTTTTCTGAACCTGTAAAGCTTGAGGTGCGCTATCTTTACAATGAAGAGGCCAAAAGCGTTTGGTCAATTGCTGCGGCGCTAATAGGGATGATCCTTCTCATGGTTCCGCCTATGCTTACTTCGGTTTCTATCTGTCGCGAAAAAGAAACAGGCTCAATCTACAATATTTACGTGTCTCCTGTTTCACGAGGGGAATTCCTTATAGGCAAAATAATCCCCTATTTTTTTATTTCTGCCATAAATATCTTTGTTCTTTTTCTCTGGGCAACAGCCCTTTTCGGTGCGCCTTTTCGTGGCAGTTTTTTGCTCTATGTTGTCTCGGCGGCAATTTACGTTTTGTGTTCCCTTTCCATAGGGCTTTGGGTCTCGTCCTTTGCCCGCACCCAAATTGCTGCCCTGATGATTTCAGTAGTCATAGCCATGATTCCTTCTTTTCTTTACTCAGGAATGCTTGTGCCTATTTCCTGTCTTGATGAAACCGGAAAGGTCACCGCCCATCTTTTTCCAGCCATGTATTTTGTGAATATTTTGTTTGGTCTCTTTTTAAAAGGATCAGGGTTTGCTGCCATAAAAACGAATCTTTTAGCCCTCTGTGTTTATACCTGCATCATTTTTTCTTTGGCATATAGGTCTTTTCATAAGCGGGTGAAGGGGTGA
- a CDS encoding ABC transporter permease, whose translation MKTLNRIKVLLVKELLQLLRDKVLVIATIYLFTVDIFLAASGVNLTLNRVSFKTLDFDKTSVSRDLIDRFRPPYFEYRGEVPRRVQAEELLEQGKILAYLEIPDGFEQSLKTNQKTQVLLLVDTSNAIMGYLIAGYSAGIVAGFSQEKSLETLGLMPEMIERLPLVEGASRVLFNPNQEETWFNALSELLTVITLLTMLLPAAALVREKERGTIEQLLVSPARPLEILLAKIFAMTLVILLGVLAATSFIIKGTFHIPMRGSLPVFLMITCFYVFTSSGYGLLIGGIANNLAQVGLLTIIAIAPIVFLSGTWTPPEAMPFWLSSMMSFSPLFYFIQMAYGLFFKGVGWDFLLPKIAKMLALGFLVLWGSAFAFKRRFF comes from the coding sequence GTGAAGACTTTAAACCGCATAAAAGTCCTGCTAGTAAAAGAATTGCTCCAGCTCTTAAGAGATAAAGTGCTGGTTATTGCTACGATTTATCTCTTTACGGTTGATATTTTTTTGGCGGCCTCGGGCGTTAATCTTACTCTTAACCGGGTTTCCTTTAAAACCCTTGATTTTGATAAAACCAGTGTTTCGCGAGACCTTATAGATCGCTTTAGACCGCCTTATTTTGAATACCGTGGTGAAGTTCCCAGGCGTGTCCAGGCAGAGGAGCTTCTTGAGCAGGGAAAGATCCTTGCTTATCTGGAAATTCCCGATGGATTTGAGCAGTCTTTAAAGACCAACCAAAAAACGCAGGTGCTTCTTCTGGTTGATACCTCAAACGCTATCATGGGCTACCTGATAGCAGGCTACAGCGCAGGGATAGTGGCCGGGTTTTCTCAGGAAAAAAGCCTTGAAACCCTCGGGCTTATGCCAGAGATGATAGAACGGCTGCCTTTGGTGGAAGGGGCCTCACGTGTTCTTTTTAACCCTAATCAGGAAGAAACCTGGTTCAATGCTTTATCTGAGCTTTTAACCGTAATCACCTTGCTTACCATGTTGCTTCCGGCAGCGGCTCTGGTGCGCGAGAAAGAACGCGGCACCATTGAGCAACTTTTGGTTTCTCCGGCACGTCCCCTTGAAATACTTCTTGCCAAAATATTTGCCATGACGCTGGTCATTTTATTAGGGGTGTTGGCAGCCACTTCTTTCATCATAAAAGGCACCTTTCATATTCCTATGAGGGGCAGCCTTCCGGTGTTTTTGATGATCACCTGTTTTTATGTATTTACCTCTTCGGGATACGGGTTGCTCATCGGAGGGATAGCTAACAATCTGGCGCAGGTTGGGCTCTTAACAATCATAGCCATTGCCCCGATAGTCTTTCTTTCAGGCACCTGGACGCCTCCTGAGGCAATGCCCTTTTGGTTGAGTAGCATGATGTCTTTTTCACCGCTTTTTTATTTTATTCAGATGGCTTACGGGCTGTTTTTTAAAGGTGTTGGCTGGGATTTTCTCCTTCCCAAAATAGCAAAAATGCTAGCCCTTGGCTTTTTAGTGTTGTGGGGCTCTGCTTTTGCCTTCAAACGCAGGTTTTTTTGA